The following are from one region of the Remersonia thermophila strain ATCC 22073 chromosome 6, whole genome shotgun sequence genome:
- a CDS encoding mitochondrial 54S ribosomal protein uL24m has protein sequence METILRRVRMAERQVARRMKRQDHLKFREEKHDRMIEIARMRRQVGQNINAAIKARHEDLKLGPLAPRRDGVKFDHVMSYWGSVSVERVMLQTKLTDEQRNARAAWCGGTENFCLAVGDRVVVMEGPYKGKIAPIEGINKETMTLELGGNVGLVNATMPEFLQQEDQTPVQVTKGVVPVSAVRMVHPITDRATGVTRDVIIRELQPVDFRVDERNYKKYFARMVPGINVRIPWPKVVKAEPEEYAADTLRIDVEERTFVPTLLRPPVPESVIDELRNKYSKFRTRHTPEYIEEVKQREAEKRADKSGPPGAKASMLLPVQELNIQLRKERKQRGQPELTEEMLAKIGEIIARNMPGKVSAAPSPASTTPTEGGAAAKEDAEVAQVRKAVEQLALGGETQPPSGGDQPTAS, from the exons atggagaccatcctccgccgcgtgCGAATGGCCGAGCGCCAGGTCGCCAGGCGGATGAAGCGCCAGGACCATCTCAAATTCCGCGAGGAGAAGCACGACCGCATGATCGAGATCGCACGCATGAGACGGCAGGTTGGCCAGAACATCAAtgccgccatcaaggcccGCCACGAAGACCTCAAGCTGGGCCCGctcgccccgcgccgcgacggcgtcaagtTTGACCACGTCATGAGCTACTGGGGCAGCGTCTCGGTCGAGCGGGTCATGCTGCAGACCAAGCTCACCGACGAGCAGAGGAACGCCCGTGCCGCCTGGTGCGGCGGCACCGAAAACTTCtgcctcgccgttggcgaccGGGTCGTCGTCATGGAGGGCCCGTACAAGGGCAAGATTGCCCCCATCGAGGGCATCAACAAGGAGACCATGaccctcgagctcggcggcaacGTCGGCCTG GTCAACGCCACCATGCCCGAGTTCCTCCAGCAAGAAGACCAGACGCCCGTCCAGGTCACCAAGGGCGTCGTGCCCGTATCGGCCGTCCGCATGGTCCACCCCATCACCGACCGCGCCACGGGCGTGACCCGCGACGTCATTATCCGCGAGCTCCAGCCCGTCGACTTCCGGGTCGACGAACGGAACTACAAAAAGTACTTTGCGCGTATGGTGCCCGGGATCAACGTTCGCATCCCGTGGCCCAAggtcgtcaaggccgagcccgaggagtaCGCGGCCGACACGCTGCgcatcgacgtcgaggagcgcaCCTTTGTGCCGACCCTGCTGCGCCCTCCCGTGCCCGAGTCCGtcatcgacgagctgcgcaaCAAGTACTCCAAGTTCCGCACCCGCCACACGCCCGAGTACATCGAGGAGGTcaagcagcgcgaggccgagaagcgcgccgaCAAGAGCGGCCCGCCGGGAGCCAAGGCGTCGATGCTCTTGCCCGTGCAGGAGCTCAACATCCAGCTCCGCAAGGAGCGCAAGCAGCGCGGACAGCCCGAGCTTACCGAGGAGATGCTGGCCAAGATTGGAGAGATCATCGCGAGGAACATGCCGGGCAAggtctcggccgcgccgagcccggcgtcTACGACCCCAACagagggcggcgctgcggccaaggaggatgccgaggtggCCCAGGTGCGCAAGGCCGTGGAGCAGCTGGCCTTGGGAGGAGAGACACAACCGCCAAGCGGCGGGGATCAGCCGACAGCATCatga